Proteins encoded in a region of the Prochlorococcus marinus CUG1416 genome:
- a CDS encoding ABC transporter ATP-binding protein: MNYIKVKELSKSYSEIEALKNLSMDIEAGTLFGILGPNGAGKSTLIKILATLIEPDSGEVFINNINLIKNSRKIRELIGYVAQDIALDKILTGRELLDFQSDLYHINKNKKFERIKKLIDQLEMNDWIDRKCGTYSGGMKRRIDLAAGLLHLPQVLILDEPTVGLDIESRNIIWQLLKDLRNDGMTIILSSHYLDEIDKLADSLVIIDDGRVIAQGTPAELKKKLGGDRVTLKVKEFSNEEEAKNICQILSSIDGISQIIINEAQGFSINFVADKEKDLLTKLKVELAFSKFEIFSLTQSQPSLDDVYLQATGKTLLDAEISMAGKRDLKKESKQSMR; this comes from the coding sequence ATGAATTATATAAAAGTTAAAGAGCTCTCAAAATCATATTCAGAGATAGAGGCATTAAAAAATTTATCGATGGACATTGAAGCTGGCACATTATTCGGAATACTAGGTCCAAATGGTGCTGGCAAATCAACGCTGATAAAAATTCTTGCTACTTTAATTGAGCCTGATAGTGGCGAAGTTTTTATAAATAATATTAATCTGATAAAAAACTCAAGGAAAATTAGAGAATTAATTGGTTATGTTGCTCAGGATATTGCGCTTGATAAAATATTAACTGGAAGAGAGCTTTTGGATTTTCAATCAGACCTTTATCACATCAACAAAAACAAAAAATTTGAAAGGATAAAAAAATTAATAGATCAATTAGAAATGAATGATTGGATAGATCGTAAGTGCGGAACTTATTCAGGGGGAATGAAAAGAAGAATAGATCTTGCAGCTGGACTTTTACACTTGCCCCAAGTATTAATATTGGATGAACCTACTGTTGGTTTAGATATCGAAAGTAGGAATATAATATGGCAACTTTTGAAAGATTTGAGAAATGATGGAATGACTATTATTTTAAGCAGTCACTATCTCGATGAAATAGATAAATTAGCAGATAGTTTGGTGATAATTGATGATGGAAGAGTTATAGCCCAAGGGACTCCTGCAGAACTTAAAAAAAAATTAGGAGGAGATAGAGTAACTTTGAAAGTTAAAGAATTTAGTAATGAGGAAGAAGCAAAAAATATATGCCAGATTTTATCTTCAATAGATGGAATTAGTCAGATTATCATTAATGAAGCCCAAGGTTTCTCAATTAATTTTGTAGCAGATAAGGAAAAAGATTTACTTACGAAGCTCAAAGTGGAATTAGCCTTTTCAAAGTTTGAAATTTTTTCTCTTACCCAAAGTCAGCCCAGCTTGGATGATGTATATCTTCAGGCAACTGGGAAAACATTATTAGATGCCGAAATTTCTATGGCAGGGAAAAGAGATCTTAAAAAAGAATCAAAGCAATCAATGCGATAA
- a CDS encoding ABC transporter permease, whose protein sequence is MELKQYNLFFLYQETFALTKRLFIQLKRRPSTLLAGILQPIIWLFLFGALFSKAPEGFFPGVDSYGNFLGAGLIVFTAFSGALNSGLPLMFDREFGFLNRLLVAPLTSRLSIVLSSFFYITILSFVQSIVIMVVSYILGYGWPNLYGLVIVFSTLILLVLFVTSISLCLAFVLPGHIELIALIFVINLPLLFASTALAPISFMPNWLGWLASLNPLTFAIEPIRTAYTETMNLELVALHAPYGDLTCKSCISILFSLTVFSLIIIRPLLNRKLN, encoded by the coding sequence ATGGAATTAAAACAGTATAATTTATTTTTTTTATATCAAGAAACATTTGCCTTAACAAAGAGATTATTTATCCAATTAAAAAGAAGACCATCAACTCTTTTAGCTGGAATATTACAACCCATAATTTGGCTTTTTTTGTTTGGGGCATTATTCTCTAAAGCTCCTGAAGGTTTTTTCCCAGGAGTTGATTCTTATGGGAATTTTTTAGGAGCAGGACTTATTGTTTTTACTGCTTTTAGCGGAGCCCTAAACTCTGGTCTTCCTTTAATGTTTGATAGAGAGTTTGGATTTCTTAATAGGTTACTTGTGGCTCCTTTAACCAGTAGATTATCCATAGTTTTATCTTCTTTTTTTTACATAACAATATTGAGCTTTGTTCAGAGTATTGTAATAATGGTTGTTTCGTATATTTTGGGTTATGGATGGCCCAACTTATATGGTTTAGTAATTGTGTTTTCAACACTTATTCTATTAGTTCTTTTTGTGACATCAATAAGTTTATGTTTAGCGTTTGTTTTGCCGGGACATATTGAATTAATCGCTCTTATATTTGTAATAAACTTACCTCTTCTTTTTGCAAGCACTGCTTTAGCTCCAATATCTTTCATGCCAAATTGGCTTGGGTGGTTAGCTTCATTAAATCCATTAACTTTTGCGATTGAACCTATTAGGACTGCTTATACAGAAACTATGAATTTAGAATTAGTGGCTTTACATGCCCCATATGGTGATTTAACTTGTAAGAGTTGTATATCAATTTTATTTTCTTTAACAGTTTTTTCCTTGATTATCATAAGGCCTCTGTTAAATAGAAAGTTAAATTAA
- the groL gene encoding chaperonin GroEL (60 kDa chaperone family; promotes refolding of misfolded polypeptides especially under stressful conditions; forms two stacked rings of heptamers to form a barrel-shaped 14mer; ends can be capped by GroES; misfolded proteins enter the barrel where they are refolded when GroES binds) yields the protein MAKQLSFSNESREALEKGVNFVANAVKVTIGPKAKNVVIERKFGSPDIVRDGSTVAKEIEIENPISNLGAKLIEQVASKTKETAGDGTTTATILTQKMVQEGLKNIASGASPMELKKGMELGLAFVLEKLSSKSISLSGSDIQKVATVSAGGDEEIGSIISKAMDIVTSDGVITVEESQSLETELDITEGMSFDRGYSSPYFVTDQERQVCELENPKILITDQKISTLVDLVPILEEIQKSGSPFLILAEDIEGEALTTLVLNKNSGVLNVASVRAPLFGERRKAALEDIAILTGAKLISEDKSMKLDKVSINDLGKAKKITITKDKTTIIAFEDTKDLVKARVEKLKREVDITESEYDQDKINERIAKLAGGVALIKVGAATETEMKYKKLRIEDSLNATKAAIEEGVVSGGGQTLIEISEDLLNLSQTSSDDLRTGLNILKEALLEPTKQIAKNAGFNGDVVVAEVKRLNKGFNADSGKYEDLKDSGILDPTKVIRLALQDSVSIAAMLLTTEVAIADIPEPEAVAPGGPGGDPMGGMGGMGMPGMGGMGMPGMGGMGMPGMGGMGMPGMGGMGMPGMM from the coding sequence ATGGCAAAACAGTTAAGTTTTTCTAATGAATCAAGAGAAGCGCTAGAAAAAGGTGTAAATTTCGTAGCTAATGCAGTAAAGGTTACTATTGGGCCGAAGGCAAAAAACGTAGTAATAGAAAGAAAATTTGGTTCGCCAGATATAGTAAGAGATGGATCCACTGTCGCTAAAGAAATTGAGATTGAAAACCCTATTTCTAATTTAGGTGCGAAATTAATAGAACAAGTTGCATCCAAGACAAAAGAGACTGCTGGTGATGGAACAACAACAGCAACTATTTTGACTCAGAAGATGGTTCAGGAGGGATTAAAAAATATTGCTTCTGGTGCCAGTCCAATGGAGTTAAAAAAAGGTATGGAGTTAGGCCTAGCTTTTGTTTTAGAAAAATTAAGTTCCAAAAGTATTTCATTAAGTGGTTCTGATATCCAAAAAGTTGCAACAGTTAGTGCTGGAGGTGATGAAGAGATTGGATCTATAATTTCGAAAGCAATGGATATTGTTACTTCTGATGGCGTAATAACTGTTGAAGAATCTCAATCACTAGAAACAGAATTAGATATAACTGAAGGAATGTCTTTTGATAGAGGTTATAGTTCTCCATATTTTGTGACAGACCAAGAAAGACAAGTTTGTGAACTTGAAAACCCTAAAATATTAATAACTGATCAAAAAATCTCAACTTTAGTTGATCTGGTTCCAATACTTGAAGAAATTCAGAAGTCAGGCTCACCTTTTCTAATTCTTGCTGAAGATATCGAAGGAGAAGCTTTAACTACTCTGGTATTGAATAAGAATAGTGGAGTGTTAAATGTAGCTTCCGTAAGAGCTCCATTATTTGGTGAAAGAAGAAAAGCTGCCCTTGAAGATATTGCTATTCTTACTGGAGCTAAGTTAATTAGTGAAGATAAATCAATGAAACTAGATAAAGTATCGATTAATGATTTAGGCAAAGCAAAAAAAATAACTATCACAAAGGATAAAACTACAATTATTGCCTTCGAAGACACTAAAGATTTAGTTAAAGCGAGAGTTGAGAAATTAAAGAGAGAAGTTGATATAACTGAATCAGAATATGATCAGGATAAAATCAATGAAAGGATAGCCAAACTAGCTGGAGGAGTAGCTCTTATCAAAGTAGGAGCTGCAACAGAAACAGAGATGAAGTACAAAAAGTTGAGAATAGAAGATTCCCTTAATGCTACAAAAGCTGCTATTGAAGAGGGTGTTGTCTCTGGAGGGGGACAAACTTTAATTGAAATATCAGAGGATCTTTTAAATTTAAGTCAAACATCTTCCGATGATTTGAGAACAGGGCTAAATATATTAAAAGAAGCCCTTTTGGAACCTACTAAACAAATAGCAAAAAATGCTGGTTTTAATGGTGATGTAGTTGTAGCTGAAGTCAAAAGGCTTAACAAAGGCTTTAATGCTGATTCAGGAAAATATGAGGATTTAAAGGATTCAGGCATATTAGACCCAACCAAAGTAATAAGATTAGCTCTTCAAGATTCAGTATCTATTGCAGCTATGCTTCTCACAACAGAAGTTGCGATTGCTGACATTCCAGAACCTGAAGCCGTAGCCCCTGGAGGCCCAGGTGGGGATCCCATGGGAGGAATGGGTGGCATGGGCATGCCAGGAATGGGTGGTATGGGCATGCCAGGAATGGGTGGCATGGGTATGCCAGGAATGGGTGGTATGGGTATGCCAGGAATGGGTGGCATGGGTATGCCAGGAATGATGTAG
- the fabG gene encoding 3-oxoacyl-[acyl-carrier-protein] reductase, which yields MSNTDSLSGKVALITGASRGIGKEIALEISRLGAEVFINYSSSDEKAEEVVNSIKNSGGKAHKLKFDVSKEDSVSSAFEEIIKINGTIDILINNAGITRDGLLMRMKSEQWDDVLNTNLKGVFLCTKYASKFMMKKRSGSIVNISSVVGLIGNPGQANYSAAKAGVIGFTKTCAKEFASRGINVNAIAPGFIETEMTEKLNTEEILKVIPLGKLGSCSQIANLVSFLVSSNAGSYITGQTISIDGGMSI from the coding sequence ATGTCCAATACAGATTCATTATCAGGAAAAGTTGCTTTAATCACTGGAGCTAGCAGAGGAATTGGTAAAGAAATTGCTTTAGAAATAAGTCGCTTAGGCGCAGAAGTTTTTATTAATTACTCTTCATCTGATGAAAAAGCTGAAGAAGTTGTAAATTCAATAAAAAATTCGGGAGGTAAAGCTCATAAATTAAAATTCGATGTATCAAAAGAGGATTCTGTAAGTTCAGCTTTTGAAGAAATCATAAAAATTAATGGCACCATTGATATCCTTATTAACAATGCTGGTATTACTAGAGATGGACTATTGATGAGAATGAAATCGGAACAATGGGATGACGTATTAAATACAAACTTAAAAGGAGTTTTTCTTTGTACAAAATATGCTTCAAAATTTATGATGAAAAAAAGAAGTGGTAGTATCGTAAATATTTCATCTGTTGTTGGATTAATTGGTAATCCTGGTCAAGCAAATTATTCTGCAGCCAAAGCTGGAGTTATTGGATTCACCAAAACTTGCGCTAAAGAATTTGCTTCAAGAGGTATAAACGTAAATGCAATAGCTCCAGGCTTTATAGAAACAGAGATGACTGAAAAACTTAATACTGAAGAGATTCTTAAAGTAATTCCTTTAGGGAAATTAGGAAGTTGTTCTCAAATTGCAAACTTAGTATCATTCCTTGTTTCGAGTAATGCTGGAAGTTACATTACAGGACAAACAATTAGTATTGACGGTGGTATGAGTATTTAA
- the ispD gene encoding 2-C-methyl-D-erythritol 4-phosphate cytidylyltransferase, translating into MHFLIPAAGSGSRMKAGKNKLLIDLEGESLIYWTLKSVFSASSTNWVGIIGQPKDKEILLNSAKNFAHKVHWINGGDTRQKSVFNGLNALPKDAEKVLIHDGARCLINPELIDQCANQLDENEAVILATKVTDTIKIVDNEGFIKETPDRNYLWAAQTPQGFLVDRLKKAHTMAIDKNWKVTDDASLFEMLNWKVKIIEGTYSNIKITSPIDLKIAKLFLNNS; encoded by the coding sequence GTGCACTTTTTAATACCAGCTGCAGGTAGTGGTAGCAGAATGAAAGCTGGAAAAAATAAATTACTTATTGATTTAGAGGGAGAGTCCTTGATTTATTGGACACTTAAATCTGTATTTTCTGCAAGCTCAACAAACTGGGTTGGAATAATTGGGCAACCAAAAGATAAAGAAATATTATTAAATTCAGCAAAGAACTTTGCCCACAAAGTTCATTGGATTAATGGTGGAGATACCAGACAAAAGTCAGTTTTTAATGGTTTAAATGCACTGCCAAAAGATGCTGAAAAAGTTTTAATTCATGATGGTGCTCGATGTCTAATTAATCCTGAATTGATAGACCAATGCGCAAACCAATTAGATGAGAATGAAGCTGTTATTTTGGCTACTAAGGTAACTGACACAATAAAGATTGTGGATAATGAAGGTTTTATTAAAGAAACACCAGATAGAAATTACTTATGGGCAGCGCAAACTCCTCAGGGCTTTTTAGTAGATAGATTAAAAAAAGCTCATACTATGGCAATTGATAAAAACTGGAAAGTCACAGATGATGCCTCACTATTCGAAATGCTTAATTGGAAGGTAAAGATTATTGAAGGAACTTATTCAAATATAAAAATTACATCCCCAATAGATTTGAAAATAGCAAAACTTTTTTTGAATAACTCCTAG
- a CDS encoding S66 peptidase family protein, protein MDFRLKKGDLIDIVTPGSFIDKEENFQKGIEILRKWGLEINENNSLSKKFGYFAGDDLTRFEELEKAQNSKLIIFAKGGWGSARLLEKEPSWQHGLMLGFSDTSSLLLSKYSQGFNGSIHGPMVTNLFNEPEWSLERLRNLLFEEYVEDIRGIPLRGGKAKGDIIVSNLTIATFLIGTNHFPDCRGKIIIFEDINEDIYKIDRMLTYLRMTKTLTEIAGIGFGSFSNNSFDLEWKDLLKNCIIERLQEFDFPILFDLPIGHISGNACIPLGYEATLNGDKGILSINKPF, encoded by the coding sequence ATGGATTTTAGATTAAAAAAAGGTGATCTAATCGATATTGTAACTCCAGGCTCCTTTATTGATAAAGAAGAAAATTTTCAAAAAGGCATAGAAATATTAAGAAAATGGGGCTTGGAAATTAATGAAAATAATTCTCTATCAAAAAAATTTGGTTATTTTGCAGGTGATGATCTAACTAGATTTGAAGAACTAGAAAAAGCACAAAATAGTAAGCTAATCATTTTTGCGAAAGGAGGCTGGGGTTCAGCAAGACTATTAGAAAAAGAACCTTCTTGGCAGCATGGTTTAATGCTTGGATTCTCAGATACATCTTCTTTATTACTATCTAAATATTCTCAAGGGTTTAATGGTTCTATTCATGGGCCCATGGTTACAAACCTTTTCAATGAGCCAGAGTGGAGTCTAGAGAGATTAAGAAATTTACTTTTTGAGGAATATGTTGAGGACATTAGAGGAATTCCTTTAAGAGGTGGAAAAGCGAAAGGAGATATTATAGTTTCTAACTTAACTATTGCTACTTTTTTAATTGGTACTAATCACTTTCCAGATTGCAGAGGAAAAATAATAATTTTTGAAGATATTAATGAAGATATTTATAAAATTGATCGCATGTTGACTTACCTCAGGATGACTAAAACACTTACTGAAATTGCGGGTATTGGATTCGGAAGTTTTTCAAATAATTCCTTCGACCTTGAATGGAAAGATTTACTAAAAAACTGCATTATCGAAAGACTCCAAGAGTTTGATTTTCCTATTCTTTTTGACCTCCCCATAGGCCACATATCAGGGAATGCATGCATCCCGTTAGGGTATGAAGCAACCTTAAATGGTGATAAAGGCATTCTTAGTATCAATAAACCTTTTTAA
- a CDS encoding 4-hydroxybenzoate polyprenyltransferase gives MKYTIVYMQNKKPEIKLSTFFELLRWNKPTGRIILLIPAGWSLYLTPDANPTFLMLLRIILGGLLVSGLGCVVNDIWDKKIDQRVFRTKNRPLAANTIGLKAAYSILFFLILFSFFLTLSLPQPGRLLSISLAFLALPIILIYPSAKRWFKYPQLILSICWGFAVLIPWAANEGNLNSIVLLFCWLATIFWTFGFDTIYALADKKYDLKIGINSSAVNLQNNTRITIQICYFLTSSFLALCGFINQMDFIFWPIWITTSILMQRDILKVFPEEKQSIKNIGNHFKNQSIYGGFLLLGIIIAS, from the coding sequence ATGAAATATACAATAGTTTATATGCAAAATAAAAAACCAGAAATTAAATTAAGTACTTTTTTTGAATTATTAAGGTGGAATAAGCCGACTGGAAGAATAATCTTACTTATTCCTGCTGGATGGAGTTTATATTTAACACCAGATGCTAATCCAACATTTTTAATGTTGTTAAGAATAATCCTGGGAGGACTATTAGTAAGTGGATTAGGCTGCGTGGTTAATGATATTTGGGATAAAAAAATTGATCAAAGAGTTTTTAGGACAAAAAATAGACCTCTAGCTGCAAATACAATCGGTCTTAAAGCTGCTTATTCAATTCTTTTCTTTTTAATTTTATTTAGTTTCTTTTTAACCTTGTCACTACCTCAACCTGGAAGGCTGCTTTCCATTTCACTTGCTTTTTTAGCATTACCTATTATTTTAATTTATCCTTCTGCCAAAAGATGGTTTAAATATCCTCAATTAATATTATCAATATGCTGGGGTTTTGCTGTCTTAATTCCCTGGGCAGCCAATGAAGGAAATTTGAATAGTATTGTTTTATTGTTTTGCTGGCTAGCTACCATTTTTTGGACTTTTGGCTTTGACACGATTTATGCTTTAGCAGATAAAAAATATGATCTCAAAATTGGAATAAATAGTTCCGCTGTTAACCTCCAGAACAATACAAGAATAACTATTCAAATTTGTTATTTTTTAACTTCTAGTTTTCTCGCATTATGCGGATTTATTAATCAAATGGATTTTATTTTTTGGCCAATTTGGATTACAACGTCAATCTTAATGCAGAGAGATATACTAAAGGTATTTCCTGAGGAAAAGCAATCAATAAAAAATATTGGGAATCACTTCAAAAATCAATCAATTTATGGAGGATTCCTTTTATTAGGAATCATTATTGCCTCATAA
- a CDS encoding Ppx/GppA phosphatase family protein → MIQKQDLRYFQEKQILVASIDIGTNSTHLLVAEINLELKSFSIKFTDKSTTRLGERDEEGNLTEESIQRALVTLKRFKEYCKSNGVNQIVTAATSAVREAPNGQDFIRRVLDETEIQIELISGSEEARLIYLGVLSGMAFEDQSYVIIDIGGGSTELILADKKDAIALTSSRVGAVRLKNDFLNKEPLNSERSKFLKTFIQGSLEPSVRKIKSRSKGDKPLSMIATSGTATSLGNLISDDLGESKQKLHGYKFKRENLQNVLEKLIKMPVSEIKKIPSLSERRAEIIIPGALILNTAMDMLNFNELAISERALREGLVVDWMLRKGIIKNELNIQSNIRKTTIVHQARKFGVDNKRAEKVIDIAFQIYDQTKNIFHSDNDSKAKEFLWAASNLYSCGKYVNVGSYHKHSWYLIKNCELLGYSEAETNIIASIARYHRKTLPKKRHESWQNLTSKEDKTLVLEMSLILRLAASLDQRPDKVISSVQIKLKENILTFELLPLNRNNDLLLEKWNLGLCRNVIKELKNLDLKVI, encoded by the coding sequence ATGATACAGAAACAAGATTTAAGATATTTTCAAGAAAAGCAAATTTTAGTAGCTTCGATAGATATTGGAACTAACTCTACACATCTCTTGGTAGCAGAAATTAATCTAGAATTAAAATCATTTTCAATAAAATTCACTGATAAATCAACCACTCGTCTTGGAGAAAGAGATGAGGAGGGTAATCTTACTGAAGAATCAATCCAAAGAGCATTAGTTACTCTTAAGCGATTTAAGGAATATTGTAAAAGTAATGGAGTAAATCAAATAGTAACAGCAGCAACAAGTGCAGTTAGGGAAGCGCCAAACGGTCAAGATTTTATTCGAAGAGTTCTTGATGAAACTGAGATCCAAATAGAATTGATAAGTGGTTCTGAGGAAGCTAGATTAATTTACCTTGGTGTTCTTTCTGGGATGGCTTTTGAAGACCAATCTTATGTAATCATAGATATTGGAGGAGGATCTACAGAATTAATACTTGCAGATAAAAAAGATGCAATAGCTCTTACCAGTTCGAGAGTTGGTGCGGTAAGACTTAAGAATGATTTTTTAAATAAAGAGCCTTTAAATTCAGAAAGATCGAAGTTTCTAAAAACTTTTATTCAAGGTTCTTTAGAACCATCCGTTCGAAAAATAAAGAGTAGATCTAAGGGAGATAAGCCTTTATCTATGATTGCAACAAGTGGCACTGCAACATCATTAGGAAATTTGATTTCAGATGATTTAGGAGAATCTAAACAAAAGTTGCATGGTTATAAATTTAAAAGAGAAAATTTACAGAATGTATTGGAAAAACTAATTAAAATGCCAGTTTCGGAAATCAAGAAAATACCTTCATTAAGTGAGAGAAGAGCAGAAATAATTATTCCAGGCGCATTGATATTAAATACCGCAATGGATATGTTGAACTTTAATGAATTAGCTATAAGTGAGAGAGCGCTTAGAGAGGGTTTAGTTGTTGATTGGATGCTTCGTAAAGGGATAATAAAAAACGAGTTAAATATTCAAAGCAATATTAGAAAAACAACTATAGTTCATCAGGCCAGAAAGTTTGGAGTAGATAACAAAAGGGCTGAGAAAGTTATCGATATTGCCTTTCAAATCTATGATCAGACTAAAAATATCTTTCATAGCGATAATGACTCTAAAGCTAAAGAATTTCTTTGGGCAGCTTCTAATCTTTATAGTTGTGGGAAATACGTAAATGTTGGTTCATATCACAAACACTCTTGGTACTTAATAAAAAATTGTGAGTTGTTGGGATATTCTGAAGCAGAAACAAATATTATTGCTTCGATAGCTAGATACCATAGAAAGACTCTACCTAAGAAAAGACATGAGTCTTGGCAAAATTTAACATCCAAAGAAGATAAAACATTAGTTCTTGAAATGTCGTTAATTTTGAGACTAGCAGCATCTCTTGATCAAAGACCTGATAAGGTAATCTCCTCAGTTCAAATAAAATTGAAGGAGAATATTCTTACATTTGAACTTTTACCTTTAAATAGAAACAATGATCTTCTACTTGAAAAATGGAACTTGGGATTATGCCGTAATGTAATAAAAGAACTAAAGAATTTGGATTTAAAAGTTATTTAG
- a CDS encoding helix-turn-helix domain-containing protein produces MKEIKSNPEDNNKKEQSSLKRIGNFIKEARLSRDQSVEELASDLKIGSHQLKAIEEGNQEALPEKVFVKAMVRRISQKLKLDTEFIMNEFITERQEIKIEQIVEEVAKKTNKTRQSKDISPLGFWIFILISGFLGLIASSLIFNLFSESFQNQTPKQELIKKTK; encoded by the coding sequence TTGAAAGAAATAAAATCTAATCCAGAAGACAATAACAAAAAAGAACAATCCTCTTTAAAGAGAATTGGAAATTTTATTAAAGAGGCAAGGTTAAGTAGAGATCAGTCTGTTGAAGAATTGGCTTCTGATTTAAAAATTGGATCTCATCAACTTAAAGCCATTGAAGAAGGCAATCAAGAAGCGCTCCCTGAAAAAGTATTTGTCAAAGCAATGGTTCGTAGAATTTCACAGAAGCTGAAACTCGATACAGAATTTATAATGAATGAATTCATAACGGAGAGGCAAGAGATAAAAATAGAACAAATAGTTGAAGAAGTGGCTAAAAAAACTAATAAAACTAGACAATCTAAGGATATAAGTCCACTAGGTTTCTGGATATTTATTTTAATCTCAGGCTTTCTCGGACTAATCGCCTCATCCTTAATTTTTAATTTATTTTCAGAGTCTTTTCAGAATCAAACTCCAAAACAAGAACTTATTAAAAAAACTAAATAA
- the cobM gene encoding precorrin-4 C(11)-methyltransferase produces the protein MDKKISFIGVGPGDPDLLTLKALKKIKIADVIIWTDSLIPEKILDFSKEGSENIKTSSLNLEQITSIMIKKFQEGKTVIRLHDGDPCLFGAIREQIEILKKEKIEIEVIPGVSAFQVAAAYHEAELTIPDVTQTIILTRAGGRTGMPAKESLKDLAKHNSSLCLYLSARHVKRSQETLLEFYPPETKVIVGFRVSWDDGWTSLIELKDMENFSIEKKLIRTTIYIISPAINNSENRSNLYNPSYRHLFRNK, from the coding sequence ATGGATAAAAAAATATCCTTTATTGGCGTTGGTCCGGGCGATCCCGATTTATTAACACTAAAAGCTTTAAAAAAGATAAAAATTGCAGATGTCATTATTTGGACTGATTCTCTAATTCCTGAAAAGATTTTAGATTTTTCTAAAGAAGGTTCTGAAAATATAAAAACGAGTTCGCTCAACTTAGAGCAAATCACCTCAATTATGATAAAAAAATTTCAGGAAGGGAAAACTGTTATAAGATTGCATGATGGAGACCCTTGTCTTTTTGGCGCGATTAGAGAACAAATAGAAATTTTAAAAAAAGAAAAAATTGAAATCGAAGTTATTCCAGGTGTAAGTGCTTTTCAAGTCGCAGCAGCATATCATGAAGCTGAGTTAACTATCCCTGACGTAACGCAAACAATAATTTTAACAAGAGCAGGAGGAAGAACTGGTATGCCCGCGAAAGAATCTCTGAAAGATCTTGCGAAACATAATTCCTCTTTATGCCTTTATCTAAGTGCTAGGCATGTAAAAAGGTCTCAAGAAACTTTACTAGAGTTTTATCCCCCAGAGACTAAAGTTATTGTTGGATTCAGAGTATCTTGGGATGATGGTTGGACATCATTAATAGAATTAAAAGATATGGAAAATTTTTCTATTGAAAAAAAATTAATTAGAACAACTATTTACATAATTAGCCCAGCAATTAATAATTCTGAAAACAGGTCAAATCTATACAATCCATCATATAGACATCTCTTTAGAAATAAATAA